A genomic window from Euleptes europaea isolate rEulEur1 chromosome 9, rEulEur1.hap1, whole genome shotgun sequence includes:
- the HMX1 gene encoding homeobox protein HMX1: protein MPDEAPYSQRSASARVSSFFIANLLGAEAKDGAGGAGGGPGERRLPAGLPRSPCALACCPCRAARLQLGPPARPPRDGSALDWYRGARVAFIGCASPETSDRDSPEISEEAAAAAAGSDRQAAPALSPAPRPEEASGGPAEERGAAAECGEARAAGRKKKTRTVFSRSQVFQLESTFDVKRYLSSAERAGLAASLHLTETQVKIWFQNRRNKWKRQLAADLEAANLAHPAQRLVRVPILYHENSPAAGLLGCFPLQPPPPPQPHASPPLVGVSAGVAFPLAPFPAAAGPFLRSQMSGLV, encoded by the exons ATGCCCGACGAGGCGCCCTACAGCCAGCGCTCGGCCTCGGCGCGGGTCTCCTCCTTCTTCATCGCCAACCTGCTGGGCGCCGAAGCCAAAGacggggcgggcggggcgggcggcgGGCCCGGGGAGCGGCGCCTGCCCGCCGGCCTGCCCCGCAGCCCCTGCGCCCTCGCCTGCTGCCCGTGCCGCGCCGCCCGCCTGCAGctcggcccgcccgcccgcccgccccgcgaCGGCAGCGCCCTGGACTGGTACCGAGGGGCGCGCGTGGCCTTCATCGGATGCGCCAGCCCGGAGA ccagCGATAGAGACTCGCCGGAGATCTCCGAGgaggcggccgccgccgccgcgggctCGGACAGGCAAGCGGCCCCGGCGCTGAGCCCGGCCCCGCGGCCGGAGGAGGCGTCCGGCGGCCCGGCGGAGGAGCGCGGGGCGGCGGCGGAGTGCGGCGAGGCCCGGGCGGCGGGGCGCAAGAAGAAGACGCGCACGGTCTTCAGCCGCAGCCAGGTCTTCCAGCTGGAGTCCACCTTCGACGTGAAGCGCTACCTGAGCAGCGCCGAGCGCGCCGGCCTGGCCGCCTCGCTCCACCTCACCGAGACGCAGGTCAAGATCTGGTTCCAGAACCGGCGCAACAAGTGGAAGCGGCAGCTGGCCGCGGACCTGGAGGCCGCCAACCTGGCCCACCCGGCCCAGAGACTGGTCCGCGTCCCCATCCTCTACCACGAGAACTCGCCGGCCGCCGGCCTGCTCGGCTGCTTTCCcctgcagccgccgccgccgccgcagcccCACGCCTCCCCGCCGCTGGTGGGGGTCTCCGCCGGCGTCGCCTTCCCGCTGGCCCCCTTCCCCGCCGCCGCGGGGCCCTTCCTGCGCTCCCAGATGAGCGGGCTGGTGTGA